A region of Rhizobium grahamii DNA encodes the following proteins:
- a CDS encoding GlxA family transcriptional regulator, with translation MRIAILTIPGVQMLDVAGPMDVFSEATRLLRDRSGYSVDIVALTMDPVTALNGTRFLPDMSIESTLEGFDTLLIAGSPGVRQYEDHRELLQWIIRESRHVRRLASICTGAFLLGKAGLLDGRRATTHWNSTARLASMFPTVRLEPNTIFVKDGPIYTSAGVTASMDLALALVEEDFGRSIALRVAKELILFLQRPGGQSQFSVQLEAQAAEIGPIRDITQWIVDNIAGDLGVETLAARIGMSARNFARTFKRETQMTPGDYVEAARVEAARRILEESDTPLKRVASLCGFADQTGLRRAFMRRINVTPVEYRHRFRPSATTAAKDPLARTLATA, from the coding sequence ATGCGTATTGCGATACTCACTATCCCCGGCGTTCAAATGCTCGACGTGGCCGGGCCAATGGATGTGTTCTCGGAGGCTACGAGGCTTCTGAGGGACCGCTCCGGATATAGCGTCGACATCGTCGCGCTGACGATGGATCCCGTGACCGCCCTTAACGGCACTCGATTTCTGCCGGATATGTCGATCGAGAGCACGTTGGAAGGCTTCGACACGCTGCTGATTGCCGGCAGCCCCGGCGTTCGCCAGTACGAGGACCATCGAGAGCTGTTGCAGTGGATAATCCGCGAGTCACGTCATGTCCGCCGTCTTGCCTCGATATGCACTGGCGCCTTCCTCCTCGGGAAGGCGGGGCTGTTGGACGGGCGCCGCGCCACCACGCATTGGAACTCGACCGCACGGCTTGCCAGTATGTTTCCGACCGTCAGGCTCGAGCCCAACACGATCTTCGTGAAGGACGGGCCGATCTATACAAGCGCCGGCGTTACGGCCAGCATGGATCTGGCGCTCGCGCTTGTCGAAGAAGATTTCGGTCGCAGCATCGCCCTGCGGGTTGCGAAGGAACTGATACTGTTCCTGCAGCGTCCAGGCGGACAGTCGCAGTTCAGCGTGCAGCTCGAAGCACAGGCGGCTGAAATCGGTCCGATCCGCGACATCACTCAATGGATTGTCGACAACATAGCGGGCGACCTCGGCGTCGAGACACTGGCGGCGCGCATCGGGATGAGCGCCCGCAACTTCGCAAGGACGTTCAAACGAGAAACCCAGATGACCCCCGGCGACTATGTCGAGGCCGCCCGCGTGGAGGCAGCTCGACGAATCCTCGAGGAGAGCGACACACCCTTGAAGAGAGTGGCAAGCCTATGCGGGTTCGCGGATCAGACTGGTTTGCGGCGCGCGTTCATGCGGCGGATAAATGTCACCCCAGTCGAATACCGGCACAGGTTCCGGCCATCCGCGACGACCGCGGCGAAAGATCCTCTGGCTCGGACACTCGCCACGGCGTGA